The nucleotide window GAGGATATGGATGAGTCAAGAGCAGTTAAGCATGCAGAGGAattgaaaccagaaaagaatGCTGTTGAGTTGAATTTAGCAAAGGATTTTGAGGAGTTGAAATCAAAGCTCAGGACAGTGAATTTAAAGCTAAAAGAGGTGAGTTCAGTTTGTTCTATCTTGATAGCATGCATGATTACCATGGAATCTGTCTTACTGGGAAGGGTAGATGGTTTAAATTTAACAAAACCTGCATGGGAGTAATATGGAAAAACATTTATTGGtttatgtttattattattagatCCATGCATGCTTTCAATAGAGGAGTTGACAAAATTCATATAGGAGTTGATCTCCTCATCTTAAAATAGCGGCAAGCAAACAAACAGTAAAATTCAAAGGGCTAAACCACAACAGAATATTGATCATAGATAATACCTGACAGTAAAACTATATTTCACGATTCTGAAGAAATCAGGACCATAAAGATGCCCAAAATCAAACCCTTTTCCACAAAGGCTTCAGCTCCTCCCCCTTCACATTCTGATAAATCTCTTTATTTCTCTCCATCCATATGACCCAGAATACACCCATTACAGCGCTTCCCCCCAGTACTTGCATCTATCATGCAAGAAGGCCAAAAAATTCCTTGGATTTTTCCAACTCAATTAGCCTTCCCTTTCTATTGAGCTAATGAGCCGAACATTGTTAAGATCACACCTCATGCTCATTTCCATTGTTACATACTACAGACCCCATGAGGGAAGGTACAAACTGCAGGTCTTTTCTTTGGGGAATTTGAACCATGTCACAGGTTTTGAGCTTTCCATGTCTGATAACCCAAGCTAGCACCTGACTTTAGGACAAACTTTACATTTCCATACTACAGAAGGGGAAGAATTGAGGAATGGAGGGGGTTGTTCATAAACATAGAAATGAATGACGAAAAGCTGTCTCACCAACCCATCTCTTTTCCCAATACCTCACCATTTCCCTATTACCCACCACAAATTTGCAGCAAGCAGAAAATGGATTGATGCCTTGCTATATTTTCAAGTTTCAATGGGCTTGAATTATTCCCATCCCAGCCATTTGCTTGAAACCTTGATGCCCGAGTTTAGTTCTAATGACAGCAGGCCACAAAGTATCTCTTTCCTCCTGAAATCTGCACAACTAAATGCCTCATTGCTTTTCATCAAATTCTTCTCCCATTTCACCTGTCTTTCAATTTCTCTTACTCTTTGTATTGTTAACATTTTTGAAGATTGGATCCCCTCCTTGAAAATGGCAAGGAAGATAGTTATCTAATATTTGTCATGTTCTTCGCAGGCTGATCTTACCATCTTTAAGCTAACAGAAGAGAAGAGCATGACCACTCAAGAGAAGAATATGCTAAAACAGGAATTGGTGAGTCTTTACCCTCCTAGAATTCTTTTCTCATAGAAACAAAAGCAAAGATGGTTTGTTGCTTATGTCTTCACCCTCGGTCATGTTAACTTTTCTGCTGTGGGCTAAAAGATTAATGTCTGCTTTCCTATTTGTAGGAGTtgttgaggaagaagaacaatGCAAGAAGAATTATGGTTGGGTTCCCtgttctttatgtttttctGGTTGCTCTTATCAGTATAGCAATCGGATACTTTGCCCATCCTTAGAGAAAAGTATAATTCTGTCCAGATACAGTAAATGAGATCATTTTTCTTTCATGACCAGAAGGATCTTCTTGCATGTCTATGACCCCAGAAGATGTTCTATGTCATCACtaatatatgtataaatataTGGACCATCTAAATTCTGCATGTAAGGAGAGCTCATCTttcaatcaaaataaaataatatgtcaTTTGTTGGTGTTCATCTAACTAGTTCAGCAACATCATGGAATTCTGTTTGCAATTCAAAACATACCAATAACTCCCGCGGTGAGATCTCGGTTGCTAACTCATCTTCAAGCACACcatttaaatttcttttaatgGTTACGTTCATTATGTAAGAGATTTCCGATCATTTTGGTAAGCAGTATGATCAAAAAATTCCCTTACAAAATCTGTAGATGGCTGCTTGATTATTAGAAGAACTTCTATGAGCACGAACAACTAGAAATCTACTTCTAATAGAGAACAAGATAAATATTGAAGTTGAATTGATTTCATTCAAGATTAAATCTTTTAAGGATGTTCCATTTAGTGTCAACCCAAAAGGATCTTTGTTATCATGGTGACCCAATATGGAAAAGAACCAATATTCACAAGGCATATAATTGCATCTTAAGTTTATTGTACAACCTAGCTTGACATAAAAGAAGCTCTACTATTGCATATTGTAGCTTCAAAATGTGGTAGTGATCTTTCTTTTCAGTGATGATGCTCGTCAGAAGGGATTCTGTCCACCGATGATTGGCTAAACATGAACTTTTGAATCATGAGTCATAGTGTTCACCCTATGAAGAATTAAGACCACCATCTCAATGAGCTATATAATATGCAAGATTCATTAATCCATAGATAATGTATCATTCATGAACAACGAAGTTAACCAATGGGCACTGTCAGAAACACAAGCATTTTTATTCAACCTAACCAACTCCATAAAATACAGTTAGAGCGCAAGTGATCTTACAAAGAAAAACTGAAGACTAGTTCAATCTGAATGAAACAAATAGGgagaaggaaagagaatataaATATCAACTAATTAATACCAGTTTCTTCATCAGGATCAACTCCATAAAGTGGTTTGTTCTATCTAACTACCAAACCTGCAAAACATTTGTTTGTTGCCAATTGAATTTTAGTCCACACTCTGCAGTGAGCTAGATGCTTTGATTGGCCACCCTTGCAAACTACAAGTCCACAACTTCATTTTCaatcacaaaagaaaaaaaagatcctCTGCTGTGTATCTTCAAAGAGACATTAATTAGATTGCAACCAATTACTACCAACTAATCACTAATCACTACCAGTCTCTTCATCAGGATAAACGTCAATGAGCTTTCCCCCACTATAGGAGTGGAGGGGAGCAAGCGTAGTCTTGCTAGTATCTGCAGCCCTACGACGAATGTGGGCAATCTATAATATCTCATCTTCCTTCCCCTTACCTCCATGGGCTTCTCCACCTTCAAGTTTTTTTGCCTCGTCGGCATGTGGCATGAAATCCTCACCTCCTGTGTCTCTAACATCCTCTCACTTTTCATCTTCCTTATGCGTTAGCTGCGAaaaaaccccttttttttttttttaggtaatAATTTTATCAGACACATATTGAATCGTTACGGAGCCATTGTGAGGTCCTAGGTCATATGGGTCTCGGCAAGAACCATTTATCTTGAAGATAAGGACTTGGATAGTTGGATGATGAGCATGTACAAAAATTTGTTGGATCAACGATCTACCGGAACTTTGTAACTTTTATAATATGAAATTAATTATTTCAAAATATTGTTCTTTCTTAATTCCAAAATAGCAAGTCTCTAACTCGCATTACAATCACATTGATTGTCTTCTTTAGCTACTATGGCACCGTTTATCTTTCACACAAACCGAATTCATTCGAGAATTGAATTTGCATGGATTATGATTTGACCATTTTACCAAATGAGTGAATTTCATGGATTATGCATATCATTCATATTTAATAGTTACATTGAATTTGATCTACTTAAGAACCTTGTTAGACGTCcaagtgctttttttttttggcacattCCTTTCGGATTGTTCGCGGTATCCCAAAGGCTTCCTAAACTCAAAAATTAATCTGTTGGGTTCCCGGACAGCCAACAGGGCATTGCACCCCCTCCTCTAACCACATTTATAATTCAGTAAATAACACTAAATAACCAACCCAACGTTCGAATGCAGGATGTGAGGGTTCCACATCTTGAACGTAGAGGCGGAGCCAGGATTTCAGGGTTGGAGGGGCCGAAATATAAAGCATAAGATTAATTGATCATACCTATATAGAGAAGTAGAAATAAAATACAAGTTGTTGTTTGTGATAAAATTGAAGAAATACTATCCTAgataatttttctaattgagTTTTATCATTAGTCTACTATGAGTACCTAGCCATTCATTCTAGTCTTCTTCCTCTAGATGTTGATCTTATTTATGGATCTATTTCACAGTCTATGGTTTTAATTATTTAAGGTTTATTATGCGGTTAATCTTATTTATGGTCAATTATGTGGTTAATCTATTGAAAAGCAAAGGACCCTTTTTGTGTACGGGGAGAGCAAAGCCAAAAAGAAGAGTAATTTAATAGAATTTATTGATACTATTTTAGTTACCAAAATAGTTTGAGGGGGCCATATAAGCAcaattaaataagaaatatttcCTGCTTATGTTAATCATACaatatataacatataattgTATAGACTGGGGGGTGCCAAGGCCACCTCAAGCTTTGGTGCAGCTCTGCCACTGCTTGAACGTTCCCGTGATCGGGCGTGATGAGACCTAGTGCATCCAGTGAACCACTTATCCTGGTTGACGGCCAGATGCTTTAAGTTTATACATTCGTGCTCTCTATTCTTTAAGTTTAGCATCCTTGTATTTATTGGGCATACACGTGGTGTATGTAAGTATAATACTGTGTTTTAATTTGACAAATCATTTATTTGATTGGCTCCTTTGTAATACTCTACCAGTTTCTTAAAATAACCTAAGACACCCAATATAACCTACAAATGTAAACTGTCATGGAATTTACTTTATCAGCAAACTATGTATACACGAAAATCATTGAATCACCACAGGTTACAACAGCTCATCCCCTCTCTAGTGTTGTTACCGCTCACCACTCACTTCAAAATCTCCTATTTATAAACAAATGCACACTGCCTTTTCAAAAACAAATGCACACTGAAAGCCGACGTCAAGCCGCAACCTATGAATCCTATACAATTAGTGCTTTATGTGTATgtaacataaactcattctcaatTCCATTGATGACCATTTTGTTCAACAGGTGATCCTGGAACGAAGGGTACAAAACCCCGCCCGCCAAAAACAGGCCTCATGAAGGCATTGTCAAATTTTCGCCAATAATGGTGGACAGTGTGAGACGGAGTGCTTAGAAGCATTCTTAAACTAGTAGGGCGGGGTATGTCCGCGGACCTGATGTTGGCCTCTGAATCTTGCCCGTTGGTGAGCAGTGGCACAATGAAGGATTTAGGACTAGAAGGTTCAGAAGATGTCATACTAGCGAAGTGTTTTGATGTAGGAAGCAAGATCCTCACTAGGGGTTTAGTCATCAAACCAAACACCTGCATGAACAAAAGCATAATATAGAGTAAAAAcagtatatacatatatatgcattcaaaTGAGATCCAGTTTTGGAGCCATTGGTATCTTACCACTGTGCTGAAAAGAACAACTGTGATAGTGCTGGTGATCATGTATGCATTTGCGCGCAGGTCAGTATGGCCAGACCTAGTAAACTGCATATGCACAACAATTCAGAGCTCAGGAACTATAATTACTTACTTCTGGCTTCTTGAAAACAAAATATCAATGATTAGCTAGCTGTGCCAGAACATGTTTCCAGGCTTTGAGCTGTCCGATCTCTTTGTACCAACAAAAAAGAGCATAGACAGTTCAAAAGCCGGTACACTAGTACACAACAATGGAATTTTTTTCTTCAGCTAAGACATAACTATATAGATATCTACTCTGGCTTTCTAGCTTTCGCACATTGTCGTGAATTTTCCAAATAGTACAACGTATGTCAATTTATTCAATATCCTAGGCTACAGAGGATATTCTTCAACATTTTACCTGATTATAAGCAAGTGCCATAGAAACAGCGCCACGCATAAGACCAGCCCACCAAATTGTAACCTGAAAACCAGGAAACCTATGAAGACATGTAATACATCATCATATATGAAAACACATAAATGGTGAAACTCCTACTTGTTGTTTCAAATGGATCTTGTCTTGTGGAGATTTCTTGGTCAAGTTGGATAAGAAAGATAAGGGGAAAACGAAGGCTGCTCTTCCAACCATAACCAGTCCCAAGAGTATTGAACTCACTGCTAAGGATTTTCCCGGGCTGAAAACAAGAAAtaatgcaaaacaaaataaGCCTATTAATCAAGAAAAAGTAACACTTATCTTGCAATACACAAGTACAGGAAGGAATGATTTTGGAAGGAGGCCAATCTCCATTTTAGGCAGTAAGCATATTTACCTATCGCTCACAAATCTCCACTTGTCAATGTCTAAGGCATCCATACCAACGTAAAGAAAGATAAAAATCTCAGCAACAAATGATAGAGTGGCAAAAGCATGCCTGCATAGTTGGTAAGAGAAATAGAAACATCAGTAAGATGACAGTTATACGAGCAAGGATATCAGAGGTTCATGAATCAAGTAAGGGATTTAACATACTTAGTTGTCACTCTTGAACTTTCGGTCACATTATGCCATGTGTAGTGAGACATAACAATTCCACAAAAGAACACGGTGAGAATGGCACTTAAATAAAACAGCTGCAAAATAGATCAAATTAATGTTTATGGTTAGACCTCATTTAGAGCAAGatcaaaaaggaaaagagatcaTGCATAATTTGTGGAATCTTACTTCAGCTAGCATGTATGAAAGGTAAGCCATGAGGATCATAAGAGCAACTTCACGATCAGTTGAGTGTCTGATTATTTCACATTAAAGAAAGAGGTAATAAGAGCACTAACCAAAAGAACACTAAAATTACAAAGTAAAACAAACTCAAGGTTGTTACATAAGAAAAAGAACAGGAAAAGGAAAGTGCATGCCACAAATTAAGCAGCACATCATGTGCaatgggggagagagagaatattttAGTTCTCTTGCCCCAGTAGGTTAGTAATAATTCTATACTGATCTACATCAAAGTCCATGTGCTCCTTTTCTCATAAAAGTCCAGCTAAAAGCTAACAAGTGGTGCattattattgtcattacatTTTCAGTTTGTTTCTGTTATAATTATAGAAATATCTTCCCACTGGTGTCTGGTAATCATCTATGATAGGGTATAAATATAACCGGTGATGTATCAGAAAATCAGCAGTTGGTTAATACCTCTCATTGACATTTACCTCAACAAAGTCAAGATATTAAAAGTAAAATACCAGCAAAATACTACATTTTACTAACCTGCCAAAATAGAGCTTTCTAATTACATATGCACTAAGTAGTCCAGCCTGCAACAAATTggagaaacaaagaaagaagggTCATACATGCAGTAACAAGGAACCACACATATAAATGTTCAGAAGGggggttgagagagagagagagagagagagagagagagacttactACAACTCCCAGCATTGTACTTGTAGCAAATAGATATAAAAAGTTTCCAATAAACTGCATAACAGTGCTTGTATTGATGTGGGAGAGGTCAAAGCTCTGGATTGCATTGAAAAGCACGACTGATGTAGCATCATTGACTACACCTTCCCCAAAAACCAGACTGTATAACAAAGGTGTCTCATCTTGATTAAGCACCTGCATTGACAATTTGGGTTTATTCTATATGCTGTTATTGAAGCTAGAGAGCCATATTTGCACAAGACTAGGCATACCTGCAAGGTGCAAACAGAATCGGTTGCAGAAAATATTGCTCCAAGTGCTGCAAAATCAAGGTATAAAACGTTAAGTAGGAAGTAGTTGAATAAAGTAGGAAGAAACTGAATGAAAATAGCAAgaatttgaaataaaaaaagaggCAAACTGAGTATACCGAGATAATCTCCGATGTTGAGGTCACCAATGCTGAACTTGAGGAAAAAGTGCATAGCACCTAAGTCAAAATGTAAAAGAATCTATCaaaaccaagtaactgtcatcGTGAGAAAAGAGAAACAAACTTATTCAAATAGTTCTTATGTATCACAAGCTAAAATGGATGCAAGCATATAAATCACCGGGACAGCTGTTTAATAAAGCTGCTAATACAGGTCAGTGTCACATGCACAGGCAGTTGGTGTTTTCAAATGGATATGGTACACAAAAGAACAAGCACTAGACATCCATTCATCTGTTTCAGGTCACCATAACTCTGTGTTTTAACTTCATTCTGTTGGAAAATGAATGACTGATTCACACTGTTTTAATTTGCCAGATTTTCAGCTAATTAATAAAATAGAAATTCTCTATGAAGTGAATTTAtgactcccaaaaaaaaaatgtactctTCTGAAGTGAGCTCTGTGACTTTCTGATGACTGAACTGCTTACATAAGCTGGATTCCCCATCAATTCTGAATGATTGGAATATCCAAGGAGAAAATCTTAACATTATTGACATCCTCCTATAACATGTTTAGACTATAGAGTATAAACCTAGATCTAGAGAGACATCACCTGACAAAAAGTTAATACACATATCAGCACTTAGAAACAAGTAAATAATAAGCTTTTTCACAATTAGTTTCACTGCAGAGGCAGTCCTGCTCAGGTCTTAAATGACTTAATGCCTCCCAAGAAGTTCAAGACAAGATGCAATTGAAATGCCTCACGTTTTCAAACTTAACAAGACGAGCCTAGTTCTACAGAGAGAAAATCCTCAAGTTTTTAGGATTACCTAAGGATATGGTGGCAAAGGATATGAGAGTGCCAATAGCCCCAAACATCATGATTGTCATGAAGTTACGAAAAAattgcttcttcttcacttgGAACCTGATAGtaatggggaaaaaaaaagatcaatcaTAATATACTGCAGACATAGTAAACAAAATTCTCAAATCTAAACTCCTTATACAAATAGTGATAAAGGACTACAGGAGTAGAGAACCACCTACTCACTTACTCAGCACTAGATAAACCCATAAACAGCTAAGTGAACTTGATGTAAAGATTCAGCTAAGAACTACATTTTGAAAAGCCAAACAAAACATACCCGGCATTGAAAATGATAGGAGGAAGGAGATAGATGAAGAAAAGATCTTCACTAAACACTAACAAATGAGAGCTTTTCCCTTTTGTGGTCAGCAATATAACAATCCCAGTGCACAATCCCTGCCACCAAAACTCACAAAGTCAATTCCAATTCTCCATCAAACACAAACATCAACATTCACACACCAATCACATATAACAAATTAAGCTCACTCACAATCGCAAGGGCCGTAATGGACTCATTCATCCATCTACTCTCCTCCAGCAAATGTCCAAGCAATATACAAGCACAGAGCAGCGCCACAAACAGGTTCATGGACACAACCGAAGTATGATCGGAAGTGTTCAACATTCCCACCGATTCCGATGCCATTGAGCTCAAATCCAACGCCATTGTTGCTGGATTCAAGTTACAGATGCTTCTAGAAATTCCACCAAACTCAGACCGGTAAGTCCAAGATGGCGTCGAATCTTTAAAGGAATCGTTTTCGAGctgaaaaattgaaactttatGTGAAAAATGAGATCTTTTATCAATTTTGGACCACAACATTAATCAAAAAGGAAGAGTTTGTCAAACTAGCTAGATATTTCAATGGAAATATCTCTCAATTAATACAAAACAGAGTCTGAAGGAATGTTCTTCtgtgttttttctttcctttcaattttCTTGTGAGCAGAACAGAGAGTGACTTTTGAGAAACTTTAACTTCTGAAGATTAAACAATTCAAAATAAAGGcataaagcttgaaaatgaagaaaccAAAAGTGAATGAGTCACTCACCAAACACAAAGCTCGAGTCTTTAATTAGTTCAAAGTTTCCAACTTGAATATGGAAAACAAGAAACTTGAAGCAAACTGACCCAACTTGGGATCTGGGTTTCAAAACTTGTCAAGTTTCAGGAAATTTCAGTGAGCGAGAAAGAGGGTTTAAAGTTTCCCTTGGACTCTGGAGTTTTGGACAGTTATGCACCAAAGCTGAGGGAAGaggtttctatatatatatatagggggtTTGTATGAGGAGGGAGTTTGAAAATGGAGACAAAGTGACCGTTGATTGGGTCGGTCGTGGTGACAGATGGTCGGCGATGATGAAGTTGGATTTTAGCGGTGGGTTTCCGAGGGGTTGATGAGGTTGGAATATTAAAGCACAGAAATGTTTTGTGTTGGATCACTGCGATGATTGTGTCGTCTTCCTCCAGTGAAGGAATCCGCAAAGATTTATTATATATTCCTATTCCTCGTGGAAAGCTTTTGGCTTTGTTTCGGTGACTAgtgaaagtgaaagtaaaagcaAAATATGCTTCTGCTTTGCCCGCAAGTCAAATTCGAAAATGCAGAAACGTAAGCACGGGCGTAGGCATCGAGCTAGGTGTTAACTGTCAAGTTAAACAAGTTTATCGACTTCAAAGGACGTTTAAGCATGTTTTTCTGGATATTTTGAGGGATTAAATAAGATTACGTACGTTTAGGCATTCTGAGAACAAATCCACCATGAAACGTATTAGAAATGCAAGAAGAAGATGGCTTAGgtatatttgataaaaaaaggaTGGCTAGCTATTTCTTCCTacgtttctttgttttctattaaTCAAAAGTTTATAAATGATCCATTAAAGAAGTTTGTATAGAGAGACGGCCAACTGTAGTGAggactttaaaataaaaactcaattgtgtttatattagggctgccacttgatttggtaattaccaaaccgatcgaataccaaccgatgttttaggtttggtaaaccgactttttggtaactgagaccgataaaaccgaaatcgaaagttaccgaaaaagtttgtttggttttggtaaataccgaatctaccgattatctaaatattatatttatatactacagttttcaatacacatacatgtatattaagaaataaacataaaaacttttataatagtatgaatattactacatatatatactacattaatagtacatgtattttaagtaacctagtcaaagatggttaaataacctagttttagtgaaaattgctaaaacttgatgtcatatatacaaaagaaagctataattagtagatgaatacaacgtttatgactataaaatttaaaaacctagttttattcattctaatttatattataaagaattagttgttctaaagttggtaataccgaaaactgaaataccgaatttggtagaaataattaaaaaccgaaaattttggttggtaattggtagctcagtgttaaaaccgaaagctttggttttgaagttggtaatacctataaccgattcgaaccgaccgaggaACAGCCCTAGTTTATACAAAcaattagactttggaaaccaTTGCAATCCAAGTATGAGTACTGAAATAAGATTGAAACACTAGTAGATTTACATGAAGCCACTGTAATCCACTAGATGACTTAATTATCCCCATAGGTTAGAGTGACTCAAAGgatgttttattatttttttatattttttttttaagaagagcCGGTACGGCTGCCTCAAGTCTTTATTAATGAAACTCAAAGTTGTTTATGTGGCTTCAAATGTGTAATAATACTTATAATTTGAAACTAAATAGGATACTCAAAGTTTAGTACTTTTGTATACATGGTATTGATGTGGTAATTAACTACACAATTGTCATATTTATTCTCATACCTTTCCAGACATGGAATAAGTTATAAGTCCATCAACGGCTATTAGAAGGTTTAAAGCATCTGACTCAAAACAAATCGAAGAAAGACCTTGATTAATGATAAATTGATGTCCACCCCAATTAACTTGTCGTAAGTCGGAAACATGCTCAACACAAAGTGCACAACCCCTAAGAATACACCCTCGATTATGATCTCACATAATATGCAGCATGCCAAATATTTTATCGGAAACCTAAATTTTttcgtcaatttttttttttttttgaaaataattttttcatcAATTTAAAGTACTGTCAAATTTGGAATTTTAAACCTAACGAAAAATTATTCTAATTGGCCGGGAACAACGGAACTTGATGGTAAGTTGTAAGTCAACGCTAGCCTTTGCATTCAAACATTCTAGATTGAGCCCTTGTCcataaatttttattataaagCAAATGGATGCATATATCCATAATGCATCTTTGTATCACGCTAATCAATTAGATCAATGTGGTAATTAATTTCCGGACACACACTAATAATTAAAGATGCTTAAttctttaattattaaattcTCAAAATAGCAAGGAAATACTTATTATCAAGACCCTCTTTTGAATCTCATATGAGCACACATGGGGGCCAACCATGCTCCCCACAAAGACAACGAGCCAGCAGCACCAAACTGGTTTCCCACGTTCACTAGCCACAGTCCTGGTGAACACCAGCTTCGTACGGTCACCATCAGAATAGATTGATAATATATGATCGATGGGGTACTGTTTGCACTTTTGCAGTATAAATAAACGAGCACCACTATTGGTGCCTTGGTGAATGGTGGTGGTGCTGCTTTATGATGCCGACCTCTTCTGAGTTTGGAATTGAAAACCATAATTGCTGCTTAGGTCAATGCCGACACCTTTAAAGAGATATTCATATACGGTACAGTATCCTTTGAGTCCCTTTCACCAAATTTTCCAAGCCACCTATAGCTCACTGAGTTTGCCTTCCAATATAATTGAACTATTGATGCTCTCTCGCATGCATGGATATCTGGTCTTCCCATAGTGGCATAATGCTGGATCATGTTTCCTCTCTAATTGTGCATTTCTAGTAGAGCATGCATGGTGTGTTTAAAATCTGACATTTACGTTGTTTTTAGGACTCAGAAGAGATTAAGTGCATGACATGGAATATTTTGTCAAATCAATCAGTTTCGTTAAATATACTTCAAcattacataaaaaaaattggtgGAAAGTGGAGGGGATCGGGGTTACGGACCAGATCCGGCCGGAACCGATCAGAAGGGATTAAGGGAAGTGATGGAAGATGCCTAGGTGTTGAGTTGCTGCAACATATGGGGTCTGGGTGGGTGGATAGTGGCCGCCGTGGATGGTGCCTTGCCGGCGGTTGTTTTCATTCAACATGGCTACATCAAAGTTGAAGGGTGGGGTTCCAATATCAATATTGTCATCCCCCCCCATGTTCATGGCAATTACCACCGTAAGCTAGAGTCGATTATTTGGGCGATGATTAAGGATCCTGACGATCTTTTTTGATTTTTGCGTAATTTTTTGTTGTAGGCCTTTGCCTTAGGTGAAATATAAATTTGTACTCTGTTGAGCTGAAATTTAGGAGTCTAGGTCTGGGTCTTGTTGCTATGTCATTGTCACGATATTATTGTGAGGACTATTGGGTTATTCTTGGTATTTTCTTATGGTCAATATACTTGAAAAATGCGCCCTACACATGGTCTCGtggttagagcatctttagcagactctctattgtggctcCTTAGCGATTTtaaagagcatgtttagctttttatctattttatcagctgcaccagactcctaagtgactctctattataacttttagctatctcgctcctaaatatagaaagcggaatgaggctctctataatttaaaacattcattttaagttattttatgtaatttataaatacatttaaactatttaatattcatttaaaaaataatataaatttaaaactagctaaaatatagAGCATTCTAAAGTGGCTAACTAAAATGACTTAGTaactactttagctaaaatttgacttaaaaatggctagcattgctaaagatgctcttattgGACATAGAGCAGTATGAGGATAAGTTATTCGTGAAGGTGGTTTTGAGGAAGTATTGTGACTCTTGGAATCAATTATTTATTAATTA belongs to Rosa chinensis cultivar Old Blush chromosome 4, RchiOBHm-V2, whole genome shotgun sequence and includes:
- the LOC112198552 gene encoding sodium/hydrogen exchanger 2, with the protein product MALDLSSMASESVGMLNTSDHTSVVSMNLFVALLCACILLGHLLEESRWMNESITALAIGLCTGIVILLTTKGKSSHLLVFSEDLFFIYLLPPIIFNAGFQVKKKQFFRNFMTIMMFGAIGTLISFATISLGAMHFFLKFSIGDLNIGDYLALGAIFSATDSVCTLQVLNQDETPLLYSLVFGEGVVNDATSVVLFNAIQSFDLSHINTSTVMQFIGNFLYLFATSTMLGVVAGLLSAYVIRKLYFGRHSTDREVALMILMAYLSYMLAELFYLSAILTVFFCGIVMSHYTWHNVTESSRVTTKHAFATLSFVAEIFIFLYVGMDALDIDKWRFVSDSPGKSLAVSSILLGLVMVGRAAFVFPLSFLSNLTKKSPQDKIHLKQQVTIWWAGLMRGAVSMALAYNQFTRSGHTDLRANAYMITSTITVVLFSTVVFGLMTKPLVRILLPTSKHFASMTSSEPSSPKSFIVPLLTNGQDSEANIRSADIPRPTSLRMLLSTPSHTVHHYWRKFDNAFMRPVFGGRGFVPFVPGSPVEQNGHQWN